The following nucleotide sequence is from Devosia salina.
ACCTTCGCCGAAGGCGACAATGCCTATGACTTCGGCCCGCCGCTGGAGCAGGTCCTGGCCGACTACATCGCCGGACTGGGTGGCGAATATACGCCCTTCACCGATGGTCGCATCACCATCGTGAAGTAAGGCCTGATCCATCCGCGAAAACGAAGGGCGCCCCCGCGGGCGCCCTTTCTTCTTGTTCTTGGACCGGTTTACAGGCGAAACGCAATGGCCGGTCAGGCCCGGCGCGCCAGCTGACCCCAGGCCAGCAGGATGATCACTGCGCCCAGGATCGAGGCGATGAAACCGGCCCCATCGCCGGAATTGTACCAGCCGACCTGTTGGCCGAGCCAGGTGGCCAGCACCGAGCCGACAATGCCCAACACGGTAGTGAGGATGAAGCCGCGCGGCTTGTGATCGCCCGGCGTGATCCACTTGGCGATCAGCCCAGCGAGAAATCCAATGATGATGGCCCAGATGATGCCCATGCCCAAACTCCTTTGTCGGTCAGGAAGTTGGTACTTTCCCAGCAGGTTGCAAGGCGATCGGAAAATTTGATCAGCCATCGTGATCGATCGTGTCGCAACCATCACAGGGTCGGGTCGTTGTGGGGCTGTTCAAGTGGGGGGCACATCCCACAATGGAGTTCCGATTATGAAGAAGACCATTATCGCCACCACCATCGCCGCACTGTTCGCCTCGAGCGCCCTTCCGGCCATCGCTGCAAATTCCGCGCTGGACCTGAAGGCCGGCGCAGGCATTGCCGTCGATTCCGAAATTCTGACCGCCCAGGCCGATGCCGGCGCCAATGCTGGTGTCGATGCCAGCCTCGACGCCTCGGAAGATGGCGTTAACGTGGATGCGGGTACCGATGCCGGCGCCAATGTCGGTGTCGACACGGACGATGCCAGCGCCGATGCCGGCGTGAACGCCAATGCCAATGCCAATGCGAACGCCTCGGCCGATGCGGCGGATGACAGCTATGGCTCGGTCATGGCCTCGATCAAGGCCAACGCCGATCTCGATCTCAGCGCCATCACCGAGGACACCGACATCACCATCGTGACCATCTCGTCGTTGCAGGGCAATGCCGAGACAGAGGCTGCTGCTCTCGACAACGAGCTGACGGCAAATGCCGATGCTCAGGCCGGCCTGCACGCGCGCGTTTCGGACAATGCCGCCATCATGGCCGAACTGGAAGCCGAGGGCTATGCCGCCGAGGACGTGGTGAGCCTCAAGACCAAGGCCGACGGGTCGGTCATCGTCTATGTTGACGATCGCGGCTGATCCGAAATCCTTCGGGTTCAATAGAAAAGGCCCCGGCTGACGCCGGGGCCTTTTTTCACGCAAGCGATCCTAAACCGTGTGCTCCGAGCGATCCCGGTCGGTGACCGTCGCCATATCCAGCACCTTCTGGATGTTGGTGGCGTGGCGGAAGCTGGGCTCGAGGTTCTTGCCCACACGGCAGGCATCCACGAAGCGCTGATAATTGGTGGGCACCGGCTCCACCTCCACCTCGGTCCAGGTCCCGGTTTCCACATCCGGGCCCAGGCAGGTGAATAGCTTGGACCAGTCGTGCCGGTGCTGCACCTCTACCGAGCCCTTCTCGCCATAGACGCGCAGGCGCAGTTCATTGAAATGGCCGGTGGCCCAGCGCGAGGCATGCACCACGCCCAGCGCGCCGTTTTCGAGCTGCGCGGTCATGGCGAAGCTGTCATTGGCATCGAGGTCATACTCGCCAATCCTGTTGCCCGGCGCCTTGTCGAAGGTCTCCAGCCGGCAGAACACTTTCGAAAAGTCACTACCGGCGCCATAGGCCGCAAAATCCAGGATGTGCACGCCGATATCGCCCAGCACACCATTGGAGCCGTGCTTCTTGGAGAGGCGCCACAGCCACTGGCTTTCGGTGCGCCAGTCGCCCCAGGCCTTCGAGACCAGCCAGCTCTGGAGATAGCTGGCTTCGAAATGCTTGACCGTACCCACCTGCCCGGACTGCACGATCTCGCGCGCCTTCTGAAGCTGCGCGACATTGCGATAGGTCAGGTTCACCATATTGACCAGACCGAGCCGCTCGGCGGTCTCGGTCATTTCCATGGCGCGGGCATGGTCGGTCGCCAGTGGCTTCTCGCAGAACACATGCTTGCCGGCCGCGAGCGCGGCCATGGTGGTGGGATAATGTACGCTGTCTGGCGTCACATTGGCCACGGCGTCGAAATCGCCCCAGGCCAGCGCCGCATCGAGCGAACCAAAGCCCCGCTCGATATTGTGCGCCGCGCAAAACGCCTCGACGCGCGCGGGATCGACATCGACCCCGCCCGCCAGGGTCACCCCCTCGATGCTCGCAAAGTTCTTGGCATGCGTATTGGCCATGCCGCCGGTACCCAGAATGAGGATACGCATAGTGTCATTCCCTGGGGCAGCAGCCCCCGCTTGTCGTTACCGGGCGCCCGCTCCTGGAGCACCCAACTCGTCCCGTCATTGCCCGGCAACCGGGCAATGACGATTATCGGACCTATTTCTTCACTTCGCCTGCATGGTCTGCGGCCGAAAGCTTGGCGCCGCGCTCCTCGATCTTCTCGATGGCCTCGGCGACCGGTGTGTTCGGCGCCTTCATCAGATGCGCGTGACGATCGCCCTGATAGGCCCAGTTCACCGCATTGCGCAGCACCTGGCCCACATTGGCATCGTGATAGGTCGGGTAGGTCTCATGGCCGGGGCGGAAATAGAAGATATTGCCCGCACCCCGGCGATAGGTCAGGCCGGAGCGGAACACTTCGCCGCCCTGGAACCAGGACACAAACACCGTCTCGAGCGGCTCCGGCACGGTGAAGGGCTCGCCGTACATTTCTTCGTATTCGAGCTCGAAATAGGCCGGCAGGCCCTTGGCGATCGGGTGGCCGGGATTAACGACCCACAGGCGCTCGCGCTCGCCCGCTTCACGCCAGTGCAGGTTGGCGGGCGACCCCATCAGGCCCTTGAAGACCTTCGAGTGATGGCCCGAATGCAGCACGATCAGGCCCATGCCCTGCCAGACATGCTCCATGACGCGCTTGACCACGACGTCATCGACCTTGTCATGGGCGGCATGGCCCCACCAGACCAGCACGTCGGTTTCAGCCAGCGCCGCCTCGGTGCAGCCGTGCTCGGGCTCCTGCAGGGTCGTGGTCTTGACCGAAATATTGGCGTCCTGCTTCAGCAGCGACGCGATCTGGTTATGCATGCCGTTCGGGTAGTTCTCGGCGACAACCTTGTTCTTTTGCTCGTGGACGTTCTCGCCCCAGACCAGGGTACGGATAGGCATGGATATCTCCTGAATTTTCGGGTGCCAGGGTCCGGCCGTTTGGGAGGCCGCCGGCCCTCGCGGTCTATGGAACGCAACTCGTGGCCACGTTCGCAATTCTCTGAACGAAGCGGCGCGCCGGCCCGGCCGGTCCCGCCGTCATATCAAGGATGGAAGTGACCATGATATGGCCACTTCCCGTTTGATTTCGCCAGCCCGCCGCGGGGCGGACCGGCCGCGACATGGCGTCGCCCTTCTAGCGGATCGGCTTGCCGGCGTCGTCGAAACGGTGGATCCGGTCCTCCATGGGCGACACGCGCAATTTGGCGCCGCTGTGATAGCTCGCCGCGCCTTCGAGACGCACCACAATCGGCTCCTCCTGGCCCATCTCGAGATAGACATAGGCATCCGCACCCAGGTTTTCGGTGTGGATGACCTCGCCTTCCCAGATGCCGTCATCCTTGACCAGCATGTGCTCGCCACGAATGCCCAGCGTCGTGCAGTTGAACGCGGCCGCCTTCTCGCCGGTGATGAAGTTCATCTTCGGCGAACCGATAAAGCCAGCCACGAAAATGCTGTCCGGCTTTTCGTAGAGCTCCATGGGCGTGCCCACCTGCTCCACCAGCCCATCGCGCAGCACGCAGATGCGGTCCGCCAGCGTCATCGCCTCGACCTGGTCATGCGTCACATAGATCATGGTGACATTGTCCATGCTCTCATGCAGCTTGGCGATCTCGATGCGGGTCGCCACGCGCAGCGCCGCATCCAGGTTGGACAACGGCTCGTCGAACAGGAACACCTTCGGATCGCGGGTGATCGCCCGGCCGATGGCAACGCGCTGACGCTGCCCGCCCGACAGCTGCTTGGGCAGGCGATCCAGATATTGCCGGATCTGCAGCATGTCGGCGGCCTTCTCGACCCGCTGGCGGATCTCGTCCTTGCTGTGGCCCTTTTCCAGCTTCAGCCCGAACGCCATGTTCTCATAGACCGTCATATGCGGATAAAGCGCATAGGATTGGAACACCATGGCGATGCCGCGCTTGGACGGCGTCAGTGCATTGACCACCTTGCCGTCGAACAGCATCTCGCCCGAGGTGATGTCCTCAAGGCCCGAGATCAGCCGCAGCAGGGTGGACTTGCCGCAGCCCGAGGGACCGACAAAGACCATGAATTCGCCTTTGCGCACTTCCAGATCGACGCCCTTGATGACGTTCACGGCGCCGAAGGACTTGCGGATGTTGCGAAGTTCGATTGATGCCATTTGGCGTTACTCCTTTAGCCCTTGACGCCGCCGGCGGTCAGCCCGCTGACGATCTTGCGCTGGAAGACGAGCACCAGTGCCACCAGCGGTACGGTCACGACCACCGAGGCGGCCATGATGATGCCCCACGGGATTTCATATTGCGAACCGCCCGAGAGCAGCGCGATGGCCACCGGCACCGTGCGGGTGTCGTTGGAAACGGTGAAGGTCAGGGCGAACAGGAACTCGTTCCAGGCCGCGATGAAGGCCAGAAGGCCGGTGGTCACCAATGCCGGCCACATCAGCGGCATAAACACCTGGGTGATGATGACCCATGGCGAGGCGCCATCGACAATGGCCGCTTCCTCGATCTCCACCGGCAGGTCGCGCATGAAGGTGGTCAGCACCCAGACGGTGAACGGCAGCGTGAAGATCGTATAGGCGAAGATCAGGGCCCAGGGCGTGTTGTAGATGCCCAGGAACCGGATCACCTCGAACAGGCCTGCCAGCACCGCGATCTGCGGGAACATCGACACGGCCAGGATCGTCATCAGCAGCAGGCTGCGCCCGCGGAACCGCACGCGGCTCAGGGCGAATGATGCCGTGATCGCCAGGAACAACGCCAGGATGACGGTGACGCTGGCCACGAAGACCGAGTTGAGCAGGTTGCGCGGGAAGGCCCCCTGGCTGAACACCTGCCGGAAATTGTCGAGGCTGAACGAGGTCGGCCAATAGGTGACGCGGAACAGGTCCGTGCCGGATTTGAGGCTGGTTAGGATGGCGTAGTAGAACGGGAATACCGACACCACCACGATGAACACCACCAGCGCGTAGAACAGCGCGGTCTTGGTCAGCTTCCACAGGTCGAAGGTCGCGCCCATCAGCGGTCTCCCCCTTCGAAATTGACCTTGCCCAGCCAGATATAGAGGATGGTGAAGATCGCGATCAGCAGAAACAACAGGGTCGATTGCGTCGAACCCTCGGCGAAGTTGTTGAACTGGAACAGGTTTTCCTGGGCCAGCACCGACATCGTCTTCGTCGACGAGGAGTTCGGCGTCAGCACGTAGATCAGGTCGAAGATGCGCAGCGCGTCGAGCACGCGGAAGATGATCGCCACCATCAGGGCCGGACGAACCAGCGGCAGGGTGATGCGGAAGAACTGCTTGACCGGATGCACGCCATCGATATCGGCGGCCTCATAGATGTCCTTGGGGATCATCTGCAGACCCGCCAGGATCAGAAGCGCCATGAAGGGCGTGGTCTTCCAGATATCGACGATGAGCACTGCGGTCATGGCGGTATCGGCAGACGCGGTCCAGGCAACGGGGG
It contains:
- a CDS encoding GlsB/YeaQ/YmgE family stress response membrane protein; amino-acid sequence: MGIIWAIIIGFLAGLIAKWITPGDHKPRGFILTTVLGIVGSVLATWLGQQVGWYNSGDGAGFIASILGAVIILLAWGQLARRA
- a CDS encoding ThuA domain-containing protein, translating into MPIRTLVWGENVHEQKNKVVAENYPNGMHNQIASLLKQDANISVKTTTLQEPEHGCTEAALAETDVLVWWGHAAHDKVDDVVVKRVMEHVWQGMGLIVLHSGHHSKVFKGLMGSPANLHWREAGERERLWVVNPGHPIAKGLPAYFELEYEEMYGEPFTVPEPLETVFVSWFQGGEVFRSGLTYRRGAGNIFYFRPGHETYPTYHDANVGQVLRNAVNWAYQGDRHAHLMKAPNTPVAEAIEKIEERGAKLSAADHAGEVKK
- a CDS encoding ABC transporter ATP-binding protein — protein: MASIELRNIRKSFGAVNVIKGVDLEVRKGEFMVFVGPSGCGKSTLLRLISGLEDITSGEMLFDGKVVNALTPSKRGIAMVFQSYALYPHMTVYENMAFGLKLEKGHSKDEIRQRVEKAADMLQIRQYLDRLPKQLSGGQRQRVAIGRAITRDPKVFLFDEPLSNLDAALRVATRIEIAKLHESMDNVTMIYVTHDQVEAMTLADRICVLRDGLVEQVGTPMELYEKPDSIFVAGFIGSPKMNFITGEKAAAFNCTTLGIRGEHMLVKDDGIWEGEVIHTENLGADAYVYLEMGQEEPIVVRLEGAASYHSGAKLRVSPMEDRIHRFDDAGKPIR
- a CDS encoding carbohydrate ABC transporter permease — translated: MGATFDLWKLTKTALFYALVVFIVVVSVFPFYYAILTSLKSGTDLFRVTYWPTSFSLDNFRQVFSQGAFPRNLLNSVFVASVTVILALFLAITASFALSRVRFRGRSLLLMTILAVSMFPQIAVLAGLFEVIRFLGIYNTPWALIFAYTIFTLPFTVWVLTTFMRDLPVEIEEAAIVDGASPWVIITQVFMPLMWPALVTTGLLAFIAAWNEFLFALTFTVSNDTRTVPVAIALLSGGSQYEIPWGIIMAASVVVTVPLVALVLVFQRKIVSGLTAGGVKG
- a CDS encoding Gfo/Idh/MocA family protein — encoded protein: MRILILGTGGMANTHAKNFASIEGVTLAGGVDVDPARVEAFCAAHNIERGFGSLDAALAWGDFDAVANVTPDSVHYPTTMAALAAGKHVFCEKPLATDHARAMEMTETAERLGLVNMVNLTYRNVAQLQKAREIVQSGQVGTVKHFEASYLQSWLVSKAWGDWRTESQWLWRLSKKHGSNGVLGDIGVHILDFAAYGAGSDFSKVFCRLETFDKAPGNRIGEYDLDANDSFAMTAQLENGALGVVHASRWATGHFNELRLRVYGEKGSVEVQHRHDWSKLFTCLGPDVETGTWTEVEVEPVPTNYQRFVDACRVGKNLEPSFRHATNIQKVLDMATVTDRDRSEHTV